A single window of Leptospira dzoumogneensis DNA harbors:
- a CDS encoding DUF1574 domain-containing protein: protein MKKKYIYLPLLFLIFLFIADKIFLLDFFQTSFYQEGNPVYYTHRKHLFEKLKKDDSLKNKNLLLAFGDSRAYPYSIKTLPQSAANDWTVYNFSGPQAVPAYGFYWFRKIIEAGIKPKAVFYVISPEGFDDSKGLFYEPFLRLGADEEFKNTYWENFSFSDKLEIWKEKFFSIRKIKPGFKLLWSRLTGGKLKQYRADQNHENLILELGNGEQLAYASVSNNPKKLEKDALRLKSIYLSGFTLGETEFFIVEEFLKLAEKEGIKTYLIWPKVYPGYREGYYELGLEKSWWPRIRELAFKYGASAADMNTLSSCDLYYDGSHQSVFCISEQSEILMNDFTGKKKLP from the coding sequence ATGAAAAAGAAATATATCTATCTTCCTTTACTCTTTCTGATCTTTTTGTTCATCGCGGATAAAATTTTCCTTTTGGACTTCTTCCAAACTTCTTTTTACCAAGAAGGAAATCCAGTCTATTACACCCATAGAAAACATCTATTCGAGAAACTCAAAAAAGACGATTCCCTCAAAAACAAAAATTTACTTTTGGCATTCGGGGACTCTAGAGCTTATCCATATTCTATAAAAACACTTCCACAATCCGCTGCGAATGATTGGACTGTGTATAATTTTTCCGGCCCTCAAGCGGTCCCTGCTTACGGTTTTTACTGGTTCCGAAAAATTATAGAAGCAGGCATTAAGCCCAAGGCGGTCTTTTATGTGATCAGTCCGGAAGGTTTTGATGATTCAAAGGGTTTATTCTATGAACCTTTTTTAAGATTAGGCGCCGACGAAGAATTTAAGAATACTTATTGGGAAAACTTTTCCTTCTCCGATAAATTGGAGATCTGGAAAGAAAAGTTTTTCAGTATCCGAAAGATCAAACCGGGTTTTAAACTTTTATGGTCCAGACTGACCGGCGGAAAGCTAAAACAGTATAGAGCGGATCAAAACCATGAAAATCTGATCTTGGAACTAGGAAATGGGGAACAGCTCGCATACGCAAGTGTAAGTAATAATCCTAAAAAATTAGAAAAGGATGCGCTTCGGCTCAAAAGTATTTATCTTTCCGGATTCACTTTGGGTGAGACTGAGTTTTTTATCGTGGAAGAATTCTTAAAACTCGCGGAGAAGGAAGGGATCAAAACCTATTTGATCTGGCCTAAAGTATATCCGGGTTATAGAGAAGGTTATTACGAACTAGGACTCGAAAAATCCTGGTGGCCTCGTATCAGAGAACTTGCTTTCAAATATGGGGCTTCTGCCGCGGATATGAACACTCTAAGTTCTTGTGATCTGTATTACGACGGTTCTCACCAGAGCGTATTTTGTATTTCAGAACAATCTGAAATTCTAATGAATGATTTTACAGGGAAGAAGAAACTTCCTTAG
- a CDS encoding MBOAT family O-acyltransferase produces MNFTSLEFLFFFCLVFLVYWNLPDALKRYFLILSSALFYAFSSWKFLFHLILVVAVNWAFIRFFLTRNWFLPVSIGFNVLNLAFFKYFYFFADLFGIFLGIPDFQNKVSLDGILSKSLDWAGFEVVLPLTISYYTFQFISLLVDKKKGTITEEIGFLKLASYIFLFPVMIAGPILRFNDVAAQFDSPKMEKEDMVDGLWLVVIGLFKKSVVSVLMSGSIFQVFAETSAFSGAALLSTVYFFAIYLYLDFSGLTDIARGMGKLLGFTLPQNFRAPFFFTGFGDFWRRWHLTFSFWIRDYLYIPLGGSRSGTIRTCFNYLVAFGLGGLWHGANLNYLLWGVLTGLYLSIERVLTDWKVTILPEIPYVKRTVMYLFVLNIYSISWILFFTPDFGSALAAVQRIFVWSNGVAFPNMEPCIFAFLVAVLFHSAEEWPDKFKVRFQWKAALLPIVWILVLLALPSGNADFFYGQF; encoded by the coding sequence ATGAATTTTACCAGTTTAGAATTTTTATTTTTTTTCTGCCTAGTATTTCTGGTGTATTGGAATCTTCCTGACGCTTTAAAGAGATATTTTCTGATCTTAAGCTCTGCGTTATTTTACGCATTTTCTTCTTGGAAGTTCCTATTCCACCTCATTCTTGTGGTGGCAGTCAACTGGGCATTCATTCGGTTTTTCCTGACGCGAAATTGGTTCTTACCGGTTTCGATCGGATTCAATGTTCTTAATTTAGCTTTTTTTAAATATTTCTATTTTTTCGCGGATCTGTTCGGAATATTTTTAGGAATTCCTGATTTTCAAAATAAGGTCAGCTTGGACGGAATACTTTCCAAGTCTTTGGACTGGGCCGGGTTCGAAGTGGTTCTTCCTTTGACCATCAGCTATTATACATTCCAATTCATTTCTCTTTTGGTGGATAAGAAAAAAGGGACGATCACTGAAGAGATCGGATTTCTTAAACTTGCGTCTTATATTTTTCTTTTTCCTGTGATGATTGCAGGACCTATTTTAAGATTTAACGATGTAGCGGCTCAATTCGATTCGCCTAAAATGGAAAAAGAAGATATGGTGGACGGGTTATGGCTCGTTGTCATAGGCCTTTTTAAAAAATCAGTAGTTTCCGTTTTAATGTCCGGCTCTATATTCCAGGTGTTTGCGGAGACGTCCGCTTTTTCCGGAGCGGCACTTTTAAGTACGGTATATTTCTTTGCGATCTATCTATATTTAGACTTTTCAGGACTAACGGATATCGCAAGAGGAATGGGAAAACTTTTAGGATTTACTCTTCCTCAAAACTTCAGGGCGCCGTTCTTCTTTACCGGGTTTGGTGATTTTTGGAGAAGATGGCATTTGACCTTCTCTTTTTGGATCCGCGATTATTTATACATCCCGCTTGGCGGTTCTAGAAGTGGAACGATACGCACTTGTTTTAATTATCTAGTGGCATTCGGTTTGGGCGGACTTTGGCATGGAGCTAATTTGAATTATCTTCTTTGGGGAGTCCTCACAGGATTATATCTTTCTATAGAAAGAGTATTAACCGATTGGAAGGTTACGATCCTGCCTGAGATACCTTACGTAAAAAGAACCGTTATGTATTTATTTGTTCTGAATATTTACAGTATCTCCTGGATATTATTCTTCACTCCTGACTTCGGTTCTGCTCTGGCAGCGGTACAAAGAATATTTGTTTGGTCGAATGGAGTTGCCTTTCCGAATATGGAACCTTGCATTTTCGCATTTTTAGTCGCGGTCTTATTCCATTCCGCGGAAGAATGGCCTGATAAATTTAAGGTCAGATTCCAATGGAAAGCCGCACTTCTTCCTATCGTATGGATCTTGGTCTTACTCGCTCTACCTAGCGGAAACGCCGATTTCTTTTACGGACAATTCTGA
- a CDS encoding pseudouridine synthase, producing MGEKIAKEKSGEDSSKEIRINRFLADCGLGSRRKVEELILSGKVKVNGVVEKNLSTKIRVGSDIVQVGNKKLVPPTESVFLALNKPKGFLCSHSDRFHSNTVFELLPKKYGKLFIAGRLDLDSRGLLLLSDQGNLVQEITHPSEGSEKEYEVILEEELDAKEVKDRFTRGFMDEGEFLKAEKVTSLVKGEVSSKFRVILKQGRKRQIRRMFSILGGRVIDLQRIRIGKLSLEKLKIGEGKFILLDPKVWRP from the coding sequence TTGGGCGAAAAAATCGCGAAAGAAAAATCGGGGGAAGATTCCTCCAAAGAGATCCGGATCAACCGATTCCTGGCAGACTGCGGCCTAGGTTCTCGCAGGAAGGTGGAAGAATTGATCCTTTCCGGCAAAGTGAAAGTTAACGGTGTCGTCGAAAAGAATTTAAGCACCAAGATCCGGGTCGGTTCCGATATAGTTCAGGTCGGAAATAAAAAATTAGTTCCTCCTACAGAGTCTGTATTTCTCGCATTAAACAAACCTAAGGGTTTTCTTTGCTCCCATAGCGATCGTTTTCATTCCAATACGGTTTTTGAATTACTCCCTAAAAAGTACGGAAAACTTTTTATAGCAGGAAGATTGGACCTGGATTCCAGGGGACTTCTTCTTTTATCCGACCAAGGGAATTTAGTCCAAGAGATCACACATCCATCCGAAGGTTCCGAAAAAGAATACGAAGTAATCTTAGAAGAAGAATTGGATGCAAAAGAAGTGAAGGACAGATTCACTAGGGGGTTTATGGACGAGGGAGAATTTTTAAAAGCGGAGAAGGTTACATCCTTAGTAAAAGGAGAAGTGTCTTCTAAGTTTAGAGTGATCTTAAAACAAGGAAGAAAGAGACAGATCCGTAGAATGTTCTCAATACTCGGTGGAAGAGTGATCGATCTACAGAGGATACGTATCGGAAAACTTTCTTTGGAAAAATTGAAAATCGGAGAAGGTAAGTTTATCTTACTGGATCCTAAAGTTTGGAGACCATGA
- the lipA gene encoding lipoyl synthase, translating to MNPLKKKPRSNAYQPAPEKPDWLKVRLPFREKKNPVDFVRSSVEGGKLNTVCESASCPNLNHCWSRKTATYMLAGDICTRRCSYCDVAFGKPLALNPEEPLRVAESAKALGLNHVVITSVNRDDLSDGGAAHYKKTVELIRERLPECKIEILVPDFKMKEENLEIVYSSKPDIFNHNLETVERLFPTVAPAKKYERSLDVLEHASKRGLLTKSGLILGLGETLEEVHQTLKDLRSVGVQMITLGQYLQPTPTHLPVSEYIRPEVFKDLKEFGKALGFRTVFSGPLVRSSYHADEQVPWFEN from the coding sequence GTGAATCCTCTCAAAAAGAAGCCCAGATCCAATGCTTACCAACCCGCTCCCGAAAAACCGGATTGGTTAAAGGTGAGGCTTCCATTTCGCGAAAAGAAAAATCCCGTCGATTTCGTCCGAAGTTCAGTAGAGGGAGGAAAACTAAATACAGTCTGCGAAAGCGCTTCTTGCCCCAACCTGAACCATTGTTGGTCCAGAAAAACCGCAACTTATATGCTTGCAGGTGATATTTGTACAAGACGTTGTTCTTATTGTGATGTCGCCTTTGGAAAACCATTGGCCCTAAACCCGGAAGAACCTTTAAGAGTGGCAGAATCCGCAAAGGCACTCGGACTCAATCATGTAGTGATCACATCAGTCAATAGAGACGATCTATCCGATGGAGGAGCGGCTCATTATAAAAAAACGGTAGAGCTGATCCGAGAAAGATTACCTGAATGCAAAATTGAGATCCTAGTTCCGGATTTCAAAATGAAGGAAGAAAACTTAGAGATCGTATATTCTTCCAAACCGGACATTTTCAATCATAACCTAGAAACCGTGGAAAGATTATTTCCTACAGTAGCTCCCGCCAAAAAATACGAAAGATCTTTGGACGTTCTAGAACATGCATCTAAGAGAGGACTTTTAACCAAAAGTGGATTGATACTCGGCCTAGGTGAAACATTAGAAGAAGTCCACCAAACTCTAAAGGATCTCAGATCCGTTGGAGTGCAGATGATAACTTTAGGACAATATCTACAACCTACTCCAACACATCTTCCCGTGAGCGAGTACATTCGTCCGGAAGTATTTAAGGACCTGAAAGAATTCGGAAAAGCCTTAGGATTCAGAACAGTATTCTCAGGACCTTTGGTCAGAAGTTCTTATCACGCGGACGAGCAAGTGCCGTGGTTCGAAAATTAA
- a CDS encoding lipoprotein LipL45 produces MNKIISVASAVLMVGLLTSGACKKPAENADSANAKQSQPSAIVVFSVGEAKIQHADLTEDKASLGTVLKEGDKIETKAKAKVDIQFSDGSAVRLAEKSSLEFSALALNTQGNTDTRLSLVSGKVFAKVNKASKDDQFSVVTPTAIAGVRGTSFVVDRTKNDRSVVKVLEGSVAVSPRVRALEGATAEEISANAELQKIKESLDKSEVILEKDESSIVKAPDKKFGEKELTKLDASLEKDIPKAVTKLSGAGVSKTEEEEIRTIVTLDKDTADKLVKLNVDPKSGKVDEATNAANEAERKKIEEELAKRQADELKRFKNVLVSAPKNLKTNKDLVNYYEKLEKIVLADGKTTIIGAIVDQQGSTMIVHTEDGIKKINQDDVKEVIYDFQTKSEN; encoded by the coding sequence ATGAATAAGATCATTTCCGTTGCATCAGCCGTCCTAATGGTCGGTCTGTTGACATCCGGAGCTTGTAAAAAGCCTGCGGAGAACGCGGATTCCGCGAACGCAAAACAGAGCCAACCATCGGCAATCGTAGTATTTAGCGTAGGAGAAGCAAAAATCCAACACGCTGATTTAACTGAAGACAAAGCTAGTCTTGGAACTGTCCTGAAAGAAGGGGACAAGATCGAAACCAAGGCGAAAGCGAAAGTCGATATCCAATTCTCAGACGGATCAGCTGTTCGTTTAGCTGAAAAGTCCAGCTTGGAATTCTCCGCTCTCGCTTTGAATACCCAAGGAAATACTGACACTAGATTGTCCTTAGTTTCCGGAAAAGTTTTCGCTAAAGTAAATAAAGCAAGCAAAGACGACCAGTTCTCTGTAGTAACTCCGACCGCAATCGCGGGAGTTAGAGGAACTTCTTTCGTTGTAGATCGTACTAAAAACGACAGATCCGTCGTAAAAGTATTAGAAGGATCCGTTGCAGTATCTCCAAGAGTTCGCGCTCTGGAAGGTGCAACTGCTGAAGAGATCTCCGCTAACGCAGAACTTCAAAAGATCAAAGAATCTTTGGATAAATCTGAAGTTATCTTAGAAAAAGACGAGTCTTCCATAGTAAAAGCTCCTGATAAAAAATTCGGTGAGAAAGAACTTACTAAGTTAGACGCTAGTTTGGAGAAAGACATTCCTAAAGCGGTTACTAAACTAAGTGGCGCTGGAGTTTCCAAAACCGAAGAAGAAGAGATCAGAACTATCGTTACTCTGGACAAAGACACTGCAGATAAGTTAGTAAAACTGAATGTAGATCCTAAATCCGGCAAAGTAGACGAAGCTACAAACGCTGCTAATGAAGCTGAGAGAAAGAAAATCGAAGAAGAATTAGCTAAGCGTCAGGCGGACGAGCTGAAAAGATTCAAGAACGTTCTTGTTTCCGCTCCTAAAAACCTGAAAACCAATAAGGATCTTGTAAACTACTACGAAAAACTGGAAAAAATCGTATTGGCTGACGGTAAAACTACCATCATCGGAGCAATCGTAGACCAGCAAGGTAGCACAATGATCGTCCATACCGAAGACGGTATTAAGAAGATCAACCAGGATGATGTAAAAGAAGTTATCTACGACTTCCAAACTAAATCCGAAAACTAA
- a CDS encoding PQQ-dependent sugar dehydrogenase — protein MRRFCNKILVFSLFLGLLLFTRDNLLLAKTKKQKPKKEIGSEYVFGWTQVASGFKEITDIQFHPSLPDEMVVLEKKGKILLWNFTKKESKLIADFTGSVETRSEEGLLGLAFHPKFSENKLFYINAVSKEAGKDQTFILEFRWDDSKVVRWQDRKRILLRVDQPYSNHNAGQLSFGPDGKLYIGFGDGGAGGDPYKHGQNTSTYLGTLIRITPNLDSNAPPYKIPEDNPFKNTPGFLPEIWAYGLRNPWKFSFDTKTGDLYLADVGQDDWEEVDLVLKGKNYGWNIKEGFHCFLPKTDCEKPGLTDPILEYDHDLGRSITGGYVYRGKNLSKYYGWYIFADFVSGKILGFSTETQGKRKLTVLGDTHFLISTFGQDSTGELYFGDFSSGNIFQIGKKN, from the coding sequence ATGAGACGATTTTGCAATAAGATCTTAGTATTCTCGCTATTCCTGGGACTCTTACTTTTTACAAGAGATAACCTTCTACTTGCCAAAACCAAAAAACAAAAACCTAAAAAAGAGATCGGCTCCGAATACGTATTTGGCTGGACCCAAGTCGCTTCCGGATTCAAAGAAATCACAGATATACAATTTCATCCCAGTTTACCGGATGAAATGGTCGTACTAGAGAAGAAGGGAAAAATCCTTCTCTGGAATTTTACAAAGAAAGAATCCAAACTTATCGCTGATTTTACCGGGAGTGTAGAGACCAGATCGGAAGAAGGTTTACTGGGCCTGGCATTTCACCCTAAGTTTTCCGAAAATAAACTCTTTTATATCAATGCAGTTTCTAAAGAAGCAGGCAAAGACCAAACATTCATTTTAGAATTTAGATGGGATGATTCTAAGGTGGTCCGCTGGCAGGATCGTAAAAGGATCTTACTCAGAGTGGATCAACCTTATTCCAATCATAATGCGGGTCAGTTAAGTTTTGGCCCTGATGGAAAATTATATATCGGTTTCGGAGATGGGGGCGCGGGAGGAGATCCATACAAACATGGACAAAATACTTCTACGTATCTAGGGACTCTCATTCGTATAACGCCTAACCTGGATTCCAATGCTCCTCCTTATAAGATCCCGGAGGATAATCCTTTTAAAAATACTCCTGGGTTTTTGCCTGAGATCTGGGCCTATGGGCTTAGAAATCCCTGGAAGTTTTCCTTCGATACCAAAACGGGAGATCTCTATCTGGCAGATGTAGGACAGGACGATTGGGAAGAAGTAGATCTGGTTCTAAAAGGCAAAAACTACGGCTGGAATATCAAAGAAGGGTTTCACTGCTTTTTACCCAAGACAGACTGCGAAAAACCCGGGTTAACCGATCCAATCCTGGAATATGATCATGATTTGGGCCGTTCTATTACAGGCGGGTACGTATACAGAGGGAAAAATCTTTCCAAATACTATGGATGGTACATTTTTGCTGACTTTGTTTCCGGAAAGATCCTGGGCTTCTCCACCGAAACTCAGGGTAAAAGGAAACTAACTGTATTAGGGGATACTCACTTCCTAATCAGCACATTTGGCCAAGATTCCACAGGTGAGCTGTATTTTGGCGATTTTAGTTCAGGAAATATCTTCCAAATTGGAAAAAAAAATTGA
- a CDS encoding radical SAM protein, producing MSTSTLRPESSIALLEEMEKKYKQIPFEAILKQDILRQGIHFLPESFQIEGDYKTKDYFIFSFDHIPLADMKEGTDSKAPEEIKITGGHFNLLPTVVSTRNNPDSPYKVKRIPAGEKDEGRPGLYLNETFLGKLEYPPKPAWYRHKTKSGKIPGEIAPVIEWGYLIYLTVFRNCQYFGKDEECAYCDINHNYRQQKNAGRPYTGVKDIEDILEVLSWIDAEDDIAKVYTITGGSVITSLKKKNEIDFYLEYAQAIEQKFPGRWMGKIVSQAWENEDCKKFKDAGIQVYHPNYEVWEPELFRKICPGKEAYIGRDTWIRRIVDSAEIFGPSYVIPNFVGGVELSQPWGFATVAEAIKSTGEGLDFFMSKGIMPRFTAWCPEPYTTLGTQAGPPLEYFCELLTVWKSTFEKYNLPVPPGYGEPGPGKAVFSVSAFMDVIGYPGRA from the coding sequence ATGAGCACGAGCACCCTTCGCCCCGAATCTTCCATTGCCTTATTGGAGGAAATGGAAAAAAAATATAAACAGATCCCATTCGAAGCAATTCTGAAGCAGGATATTCTGAGGCAAGGGATCCATTTTCTTCCTGAATCTTTTCAGATAGAGGGAGATTATAAGACCAAGGATTATTTCATCTTCTCCTTCGACCATATTCCACTTGCGGATATGAAAGAAGGCACCGACTCCAAGGCACCGGAAGAGATCAAGATCACAGGTGGTCATTTCAATTTATTACCTACTGTAGTTTCTACTCGTAATAATCCGGACTCGCCTTATAAAGTGAAACGTATCCCTGCCGGAGAAAAAGACGAAGGCAGACCCGGTCTTTATTTAAACGAAACATTTTTAGGAAAGCTGGAATACCCGCCTAAGCCTGCTTGGTACAGACACAAAACAAAGTCCGGAAAAATTCCTGGAGAGATCGCACCCGTGATTGAATGGGGGTATCTCATCTATCTAACCGTATTCCGTAACTGCCAATACTTCGGTAAAGACGAAGAATGTGCCTACTGCGATATCAATCATAACTATAGACAACAGAAGAATGCAGGCAGACCTTATACTGGTGTTAAAGATATAGAAGATATTTTAGAAGTTCTGTCTTGGATAGATGCAGAAGACGATATCGCAAAAGTATATACCATCACCGGCGGTTCCGTAATCACTTCTCTCAAAAAGAAAAATGAAATAGATTTTTATCTAGAATACGCGCAAGCGATCGAGCAAAAATTCCCAGGAAGATGGATGGGTAAGATCGTTTCCCAAGCCTGGGAGAATGAGGACTGCAAAAAATTCAAGGACGCAGGGATCCAAGTCTATCATCCAAACTACGAAGTATGGGAACCGGAACTATTCAGAAAAATCTGTCCGGGAAAAGAAGCATATATCGGTAGAGATACTTGGATCAGAAGGATCGTTGATTCGGCCGAAATTTTCGGGCCTTCTTATGTGATCCCGAACTTTGTAGGGGGAGTAGAACTTTCCCAACCTTGGGGATTTGCAACAGTCGCAGAAGCGATCAAATCCACCGGAGAAGGTTTGGACTTCTTCATGTCCAAAGGGATCATGCCTAGGTTCACTGCTTGGTGTCCCGAACCTTACACAACTTTAGGAACACAGGCCGGTCCTCCTCTGGAATATTTCTGCGAATTACTCACAGTATGGAAGTCTACATTCGAAAAATATAATCTTCCAGTGCCTCCGGGTTATGGAGAACCGGGACCAGGAAAGGCGGTATTCTCTGTTTCCGCCTTTATGGATGTGATCGGGTACCCTGGAAGGGCTTAG
- a CDS encoding TIGR00266 family protein gives MKFEILAKPDFPILKLNMNSGESIRAESGAMVAMSPQVKMETKAQGGIFASAKRALFSGESFFQNTFTAEGGNGELFLTSSTLGDLEHRSLKNEELILSRGAYVAGGTELVIDSKWGGFKGFFAGEGLFFLKVSGTGDLFFSSFGAIHTVDVDGMYIVDTGHIVGFEPSLDYHIDKVGGLKSLFLSGEGLVAKFSGKGKLYLQTRNQNSFASWANTWRRVQRSTSGGD, from the coding sequence ATGAAATTTGAAATATTAGCAAAACCTGATTTTCCCATCTTAAAATTGAATATGAATTCCGGAGAATCCATTCGTGCTGAATCCGGGGCAATGGTTGCCATGTCCCCGCAGGTCAAAATGGAAACCAAGGCACAAGGTGGAATCTTTGCATCCGCGAAAAGAGCTTTGTTCAGCGGTGAGTCATTCTTCCAAAACACATTTACTGCAGAAGGCGGGAATGGTGAGCTATTTTTGACCTCTTCTACCCTAGGAGACCTGGAACATAGATCTCTCAAAAATGAAGAATTGATCTTAAGCAGAGGAGCCTATGTTGCAGGTGGAACAGAACTTGTAATAGACAGCAAATGGGGAGGTTTCAAAGGATTTTTTGCGGGAGAAGGTCTATTCTTCCTGAAAGTTTCCGGAACAGGGGACCTTTTCTTTTCTAGTTTTGGGGCCATTCACACAGTAGATGTGGACGGAATGTACATCGTGGACACAGGTCATATTGTAGGTTTTGAACCTAGCTTAGATTATCATATAGATAAGGTAGGAGGATTAAAATCTCTATTCTTATCAGGTGAAGGACTGGTAGCTAAGTTTTCCGGTAAAGGTAAACTGTACCTACAAACTAGAAACCAAAACTCATTTGCTTCTTGGGCAAATACCTGGAGAAGAGTGCAGCGTTCTACAAGTGGAGGGGACTAA
- a CDS encoding TIGR00266 family protein, with translation MNIQVLYKPSYSVAKVNLSSGESIKAEAGALMSMSSHIQMQTSKAQQGGLFKSLKAAFLGGESFWMNTFSASQPGEVLLAPTLPGDIEKLELNGTIFIQSSSFLASKPEIDIDTKFQGLKGFFSGESLFFLKLSGNGPVLISSYGGIEVLDVEGEFIVDTGHIVAFEEGLQYEITKFGGWKSFFLGGEGLVARFKGRGRLWLQSRNVPTLGAWFRSELPPRKE, from the coding sequence ATGAATATCCAAGTTTTATACAAACCATCTTATTCCGTAGCGAAGGTTAATCTAAGTTCCGGAGAATCTATCAAGGCGGAAGCGGGAGCGCTCATGAGTATGAGTTCTCATATCCAGATGCAAACAAGTAAGGCACAACAAGGAGGATTATTCAAATCCTTGAAGGCTGCTTTTTTAGGAGGAGAATCTTTCTGGATGAACACCTTCTCCGCATCACAACCAGGAGAAGTTTTACTTGCTCCCACACTTCCCGGTGATATAGAAAAATTAGAATTAAACGGAACTATCTTCATCCAATCCAGTTCCTTCTTGGCTTCAAAACCCGAGATAGATATAGATACAAAGTTCCAAGGACTGAAAGGTTTTTTCAGCGGAGAGTCCTTATTCTTCTTAAAACTTTCAGGTAATGGTCCAGTTTTGATCTCCAGTTATGGTGGGATAGAAGTCCTGGATGTAGAAGGTGAATTTATAGTAGATACGGGCCATATAGTTGCATTTGAAGAAGGCCTACAATACGAGATCACTAAGTTCGGAGGTTGGAAATCCTTCTTTTTAGGCGGAGAAGGTTTAGTCGCGAGATTCAAAGGAAGAGGAAGACTTTGGCTCCAATCCAGAAATGTGCCTACACTCGGCGCTTGGTTCAGATCCGAATTACCGCCTAGAAAGGAATAG
- a CDS encoding TIGR00266 family protein yields the protein MQFQISHKPSFSLLKLRLDPGQSIKSEAGAMVYMSSRMGVETKMGSGFLSALSRKIFGGESFFFNTYTAPDSGGEIGLAPDLPGDIIDLDLNGKSIFVQSGSYLASDPGIQVVSKFGGFRTFFGGEGLFLLEVSGTGKVFLSSYGAIVPIQVQGNYTVDTGHIVAFENSLQFKVGKAGGNWKSTLLGGEGLVANFSGNGTLWIQSRVPSGFISWLTKLLPV from the coding sequence ATGCAATTCCAGATCTCTCATAAACCTTCCTTCTCCTTATTGAAACTTAGATTGGACCCTGGTCAATCGATTAAATCGGAAGCCGGAGCCATGGTGTACATGAGTTCCCGAATGGGCGTGGAAACCAAAATGGGAAGCGGCTTTCTTTCCGCACTTTCCAGAAAAATTTTCGGGGGAGAATCATTCTTCTTCAATACTTACACTGCTCCTGATTCAGGGGGAGAGATCGGACTCGCTCCCGATCTTCCCGGAGATATTATAGATTTGGATCTGAATGGAAAAAGTATTTTTGTACAATCAGGATCTTATCTTGCTTCTGATCCTGGCATCCAAGTAGTTTCTAAATTTGGAGGTTTTCGTACTTTTTTCGGAGGAGAGGGGCTCTTCTTGTTAGAAGTTTCAGGTACAGGAAAAGTATTCTTAAGTTCTTATGGAGCTATCGTTCCAATCCAGGTGCAGGGAAATTATACTGTGGACACAGGTCATATAGTCGCCTTCGAAAATTCTCTACAATTCAAAGTAGGAAAGGCAGGAGGAAATTGGAAATCCACTTTACTTGGCGGAGAAGGTCTGGTCGCAAACTTTTCGGGTAACGGAACTCTTTGGATACAGTCCAGAGTGCCTTCCGGTTTTATCAGCTGGCTTACCAAACTTCTTCCAGTGTAA
- a CDS encoding SDR family oxidoreductase, with translation MRMKQVLITGANRGIGLELANLYSEKGYTVYAACRKSSEPLRRLNVKIFEGLDLTQSQSFETLSNFLTGVKLDILINNAGILIPDNLESVDFTELETQILVNAIGPIRLSRLLLSKLGPHSKLIFITSRMGSIADNTSGAYYGYRMSKAALNAGAVSLARDLAPKKISVGIFHPGMVATEMTGRQGIPPREAAEGLAHLVEKLSPERSGRFFHQNGEELPW, from the coding sequence ATCCGAATGAAACAAGTTTTAATCACAGGAGCCAATCGGGGAATCGGTTTAGAGCTCGCAAATTTATATTCCGAAAAAGGGTACACTGTTTACGCTGCTTGTAGAAAAAGTTCAGAACCTCTACGCAGGCTAAATGTAAAAATTTTTGAAGGTCTGGATCTGACCCAAAGCCAGAGTTTCGAAACTCTTTCCAACTTTTTGACAGGAGTCAAGCTGGACATACTCATCAATAACGCAGGTATTTTGATCCCTGATAATTTGGAAAGTGTGGACTTTACGGAACTAGAAACACAGATCCTAGTCAATGCAATCGGGCCTATACGACTCAGTCGTCTTCTTCTTTCGAAACTCGGCCCTCATTCCAAACTGATATTTATCACTAGCAGAATGGGATCCATCGCGGACAATACATCCGGAGCCTATTACGGATATAGAATGTCCAAAGCAGCATTAAATGCGGGTGCAGTTAGTCTTGCTCGTGACCTTGCACCTAAAAAGATCTCTGTAGGAATATTCCACCCTGGAATGGTAGCTACCGAAATGACAGGCAGACAAGGAATTCCACCTAGAGAAGCCGCCGAGGGACTCGCCCATTTAGTGGAAAAACTGAGCCCGGAAAGGTCCGGAAGATTCTTTCATCAAAACGGGGAAGAGTTACCATGGTAA